The DNA window TGGCAGACGTCCTTGTACCCCTCGCACAGGGCTGTGAAGAACTAGAAGCGGTTACGGTTATTGATCTGCTGCGTCGGGCCGATATTCATGTGACAACTGCGGGTCTGGATCAACATTCGGTCAAGGCATCGCGCGGTGTAGTGTTAATTCCGGATACCACGTTAGACAAGGTGTTGGCACAGCCCTTTGATATGATCGTGTTGCCAGGCGGTCTGCCAGGGGCCGATAATCTGGCGCAGGATAATCGTATTCAGCAGATATTACTTAAGACTCTGGAGCAGGGCGGAATGGTTGCAGCGATTTGTGCTGCACCGAGGGTGTTAGTGCGTGCAGGCTTATTACCGGGTAAGCGGATAACGTCATATCCCGGCACACTGGATCACATGGCATTAGATGGGATCAACCTGACTCAGGATGCTATTGTTGTTGATGGTCAGATTGTTACCTCGCGTAGTCCAGGCACAGCGATGGATTTTGCACTGGCGTTGATTGAAAAGCTGGCAGGGAGTAACAAACGAAAAGAGGTCGAAGCGGGTTTAGTGCGTTAACGCCTTATGCCTTTGTTGTCTGATGTATCTTATGTGGTGATGTGTCGTCATTGATGCCCTCTTGATCCGGGTTATGATAACTACAGATGAGATCAGCACGACCGGTACGTTTTACTTCATAGAGATCAATGGTGTTTTGATCGGAGCGCATAGGGGTCTTATCAAAATCATATTTGTTCAGGAATGGGCTGAATGTCCTGGGTGTAGTGGGTATCTGAGATACGGATCTTTTGGTTACTGGTGGTATTGAGACTGTTTCAGTCTGGGGTACCAGCGGCTCGTTACTCACAACTGGCATTTTCTTTAGTGCCTTGATTTCACTGCGTAATTCAGCGATTTCATCACTGATCTGATCGATCTTGACAGACA is part of the Gammaproteobacteria bacterium genome and encodes:
- a CDS encoding DJ-1/PfpI family protein; this encodes MADVLVPLAQGCEELEAVTVIDLLRRADIHVTTAGLDQHSVKASRGVVLIPDTTLDKVLAQPFDMIVLPGGLPGADNLAQDNRIQQILLKTLEQGGMVAAICAAPRVLVRAGLLPGKRITSYPGTLDHMALDGINLTQDAIVVDGQIVTSRSPGTAMDFALALIEKLAGSNKRKEVEAGLVR